The Scomber japonicus isolate fScoJap1 chromosome 13, fScoJap1.pri, whole genome shotgun sequence genome includes a window with the following:
- the tmem45b gene encoding transmembrane protein 45B, with the protein MANFGGHAIPGTFFLFYGFWLAVKHTLQHYWRTNQPKGRQILPPSFKRMEYIEGGLKIFAAFVGIMVEQFVVDGPHAHLYDTENKSWVKLMNWQHGTMYLFFGISGIALVASTASKMVPVGVDRLALSLALFVEGFLFYFHVHNRPALDAHIHTLLLVAVFGGSASTMLEVFMRDHIVLELLRACLFILQGSWFYQIGFVLYPLSGPEWDLTKHNNIMFVTMCFCWHIAVALLLVACTFAVVLLAVKRLSGKGHDIEIGMRQTSSSSNYQKALLEESDEE; encoded by the exons ATGGCCAACTTTGGAGGACATGCCATCCCTGGCACTTTTTTCCTGTTCTATGGCTTTTGGCTGGCGGTGAAACACACTCTGCAACACTACTGGAGGACAAATCAGCCTAAAGGAAGACAGATTTTGCCTCCTTCCTTTAAAAGAATGGAGTATATAGAGGGAGGACTCAAAATCTTTGCTGCATTTGTTG GTATTATGGTTGAACAGTTTGTGGTAGATGGGCCACATGCCCACCTATATGACACAGAAAATAAGTCATGGGTCAAGCTGATGAACTGGCAGCACGGCACAATGTATCTGTTCTTTGGGATCTCCGGAATAGCACTGGTTGCCAGTACTGCTTCCAAAATGGTGCCAGTTGGTGTTGACCGCCTCGCTCTCTCCTTGGCTCTTTTTGTTGAAG GGTTTCTATTCTATTTCCATGTGCACAATCGGCCCGCGCTTGATGCTCACATTCACACCCTGCTGCTAGTGGCAGTGTTTGGTGGATCAGCCAGCACCATGTTGGAGGTGTTCATGAGAGATCACATTGTTTTAGAGCTACTCAGGGCATGCCTGTTCATCTTGCAGGGCTCATGGTTCTACCAG ATTGGATTTGTACTTTACCCATTAAGTGGACCAGAGTGGGATTTGACAAAGCATAACAACATCATGTTCGTCACTATGTGCTTCTGCTGGCATATAGCTGTGGCCCTGCTTTTAGTCGCCTGCACCTTTGCTGTGGTTTTGCT CGCAGTGAAGCGACTCTCAGGAAAGGGACACGACATAGAGATTGGAATGCGACAAACATCCTCCAGTTCAAACTACCAGAAAGCTTTGCTCGAAGAGTCGGATGAAGAGTGA
- the nfrkb gene encoding nuclear factor related to kappa-B-binding protein isoform X2, with the protein MDALTHMLTDPLDPKEENDGQITEECMLGNCRVSLPEDLLEDPEIFFSVMSESTWTEVLSDSQRQRLRQFLPQFPDNKVAEQDSTISDLFNNRNFNFGNPLHLAQKLFRDGYFNPEVVKYRQLCAKSQRKRQLYSFQQYYHRLLKQILVSRKELLEYAVHNGLDSPPKRKLPNKTHAEMREPRVRRRLSRILKEVKTECGDSNASSDDDDISLWTPAPQSPSSPTPTVSLRVLPSLSTQDMKTTEKMELGERDLKNMLQNHREKRKRQPDHPDLMTSDIHLGDILSRANIGRKGTMPLFDLSLPKKKMRDERRKKKMRTIKVESEDPCETITPLDTPSAPPANIINSLPDTPSTPLTNIKEEMVEESQSSPVMVEEIAVSFFSLLETIVRAEQLTSTLMIEEKVQMWQSSPASSLNVWFSSASCWSDLVVQALQFLAGETKDGMMALPSGFSPFVEFTEESQQWRWIGPTQDTEKDLSALCQLWLDSKDLIVKTENEELMEMTSPTPRVSTDYVVRPSTGNERQVFQIQEQQRYNQPHKAFTFRMHGFESVVGPVKGVFDKEMSLNKAREHTLLRSDRPPYVTILSLVRDAAARLPNGEGTRAEICELLKDSQFLAPDVTSAQVNTVVSGALDRLHYEKDPCVKYDIGRKLWIYLHRNRSQEEFERIHQAQAAAAKARKALQQKPKPASKPKSGSKDGVSKTPGCLEAGQDIGSNPMSPTPSTPTPNTPGTPKSPLPCTATTPTKTVVADTIKTSPGVLLVSPPSLPQLGTILPTTQTGPPVSQPVTSQHAARIVSHLAAGSLPQVRVVSAQSGLGAAAGSQQATLVHQTPHQIRMPVSVAAKGISQAMVSVPLRSQSSSSPVQVPPTLSVSTVTVTKPQIGSPSSPANNPTSPAVLQGVASPNIKQVSITGQLGMKTSGGAGIPITATNLRIQGKDVLRLPPSSITTDAKGQTVLRITPDMMATLAKSPVATVKLTPDFLGTGATGSKSISATLHVTPPHPSPSSVSSATSCTGDAQTTKAGPVTSTLLKAAGETAIRLMPTLAVTVADQKSRTFSTVSSPDKSGATIRIMPGLGVIPQKQGQTITMTTTTGSKPLTVSTCANVVTMAASVVAGAKGITVAPGVSGSPLTLGTATATVRQVPATVVTTQTGKLPARITVPLSVLNQPLKSKSVVTTPIVKGSLNPNISSLGRNIILTTMPAGTKLIAGNKPVSFVTAQQFQQLQQQGQATQVRIQTVPAQQLQQHMATGSPKSVSTVVVTTAPSPKCAPDPPPAPQQ; encoded by the exons ATGGATGCGCTCACCCATATGCTTACAGACCCTCTTGATCCGAAAGAAGAAAACGATGGACAAATCACTGAGGAGTGCATGCTGGGGAATTGTAGAGTGAGCCTCCCAGAGGACCTACTTGAAGAT CCTGAAATTTTCTTCTCTGTGATGAGTGAAAGCACATGGACTGAAGTACTGTCAGATTCCCAGAGGCAGCGCCTCCGTCAGTTCTTGCCACAGTTTCCCGACAACAAGGTTGCAGAGCAGGACAGCACCATCAGCGACCTATTTAACAACAGAAATTTTAATTTTGGAAATCCCCTTCATCTTGCACAAAAGCTATTCAGAG ATGGTTACTTCAATCCTGAGGTGGTCAAATACAGACAACTGTGTGCCAAGTCCCAGAGGAAGCGACAGTTGTACTCCTTTCAGCAGTATTACCACAGACTGTTGAAACAGATCCTTGTCTCAAGAAAG GAGTTGCTGGAGTATGCAGTTCATAATGGTCTGGACTCTCCACCAAAAAGAAAGCTACCGAACAAGACTCATGCTGAAATGCGGGAGCCAAGGGTCAGAAGAAGACTGAGTCGCATATTAAAGGAGGTCAAAACAGAGTGTGGGGACAGCAATGCTTCATCCGATGATGACG ATATATCATTATGGACACCAGCACCACAATCACCTTCCTCTCCCACACCCACTGTCTCGCTGAGAGTTTTGCCCAGCCTTTCTACCCAAGACATGAAGACCACTG AGAAAATGGAACTAGGAGAGCgagatttaaaaaacatgctGCAAAACCATCGAGAGAAGAGAAAGCGACAGCCA GACCATCCAGACTTGATGACTTCTGATATCCACCTCGGAGACATTCTCTCAAGAGCTAATATTGGTCGGAAGGGGACTATGC CACTCTTTGATCTGTCTCTGcccaaaaaaaagatgagagatgagagaaggaagaagaaaatgaggacAATAAAAGTGGAATCTGAGGATCCCTGTGAAACTATCACCCCTTTAGACACCCCCTCAGCTCCACCAGCAAACATCATCAACTCCCTGCCAGATACACCATCTACTCCACTGACCAACATCAAAGAAGA AATGGTGGAAGAGTCTCAGAGCAGCCCAGTTATGGTTGAGGAAATAGCTGTCAGTTTCTTCAGCTTGTTGGAGACTATCGTGAGGGCAGAACAACTCACCAGTACTTTAATG ATAGAGGAGAAAGTTCAAATGTGGCAATCCTCTCCAGCCAGTTCCCTCAATGTGTGGTTTTCCTCTGCCTCATGTTGGTCCGACTTGGTTGTTCAAGCTCTGCAGTTTCTTGCAGGAGAGACTAAAG ATGGCATGATGGCACTGCCCAGTGGCTTTTCCCCATTTGTGGAATTTACAGAAGAATCTCAGCAGTGGAGATGGATTG GTCCCACTCAGGATACAGAGAAAGATCTCAGTGCTCTCTGTCAGCTGTGGCTGGACTCAAAAGATTTAATTGTCAAG ACTGAAAATGAAGAACTCATGGAGATGACTTCGCCCACACCGAGAGT TTCGACTGATTACGTGGTGCGGCCCAGCACTGGAAATGAGAGACAGGTGTTTCAAATCCAG GAGCAGCAAAGATACAACCAACCACATAAAGCCTTCACCTTCAGGATGCACGGTTTTGAATCTGTGGTGGGGCCTGTTAAAGGGGTGTTTGATAAGGAGATGTCTCTCAACAAGGCCAGGGAGCACACACTGCTCCGCTCAGACCGGCCACCATATGTCACCATTCTCTCTCTGG TGCGGGATGCAGCAGCCAGGTTACCCAACGGAGAGGGAACCAGGGCAGAGATCTGTGAACTGCTGAAAGACTCACAGTTTCTTGCTCCAGATGTCACTAGTGCACAG GTGAACACGGTTGTCAGTGGAGCCCTGGATAGACTTCACTATGAGAAAGACCCATGTGTGAAGTATGACATTGGCCGCAAACTGTGGATTTACCTACACCGCAATAGGAGTCAAGAAGAGTTTG AGAGGATTCACCAGGCTCAAGCTGCTGCCGCAAAAGCAAGAAAAGCTCTACAGCAGAAACCTAAGCCTGCTTCAAAGCCT AAGTCCGGAAGTAAAGACGGAGTCAGTAAAACCCCTGGATGTCTGGAGGCAGGACAGGATATAGGCTCCAATCCAATGTCACCAACCCCTTCAACACCCACCCCAAACACACCTGGAACCCCTAAGTCACCCTTACCCTGCACAGCCACCACACCAACAAAGACTGTAGTCGCAGATACAATAAAAACCAGCCCAGG TGTTCTCCTTGTGTCCCCTCCCTCTTTACCCCAGCTGGGAACCATCTTACCCACCACTCAGACTGGTCCACCAGTATCACAGCCAGTCACGTCCCAACATGCAGCTCGGATTGTGAGCCACCTAGCGGCAGGCTCCCTCCCTCAAGTACGGGTTGTTTCTGCTCAATCAGGTCTTGGTGCTGCAGCAGGAAGTCAGCAGGCCACGCTTGTACACCAGACACCTCACCAGATCAGGATGCCAGTCTCAGTGGCAGCAAAGGGCATTTCACAG GCCATGGTTTCAGTGCCTCTGAGGAGTCAGTCTTCTAGTAGTCCAGTTCAGGTGCCACCcaccctgtctgtctccactgtaACTGTGACCAAACCTCAAATAGGATCACCTAGTAGCCCAGCTAATAACCCTACCTCACCTGCTGTGCTGCAAGGAGTTGCCAGCCCTAACATCAAACAG gtctcTATCACAGGCCAATTAGGAATGAAGActtcaggaggagcaggaatTCCAATAACTGCAACAAACCTACGAATCCAGGGTAAAGATGTCCTACGTCTTCCACCATCCTCCATCACCACAGATGCTAAAGGTCAGACGGTGCTTCGGATCACCCCGGACATGATGGCAACTCTTGCCAAATCCCCAGTTGCAACAGTCAAACTCACCCCCGACTTCCTGGGCACTGGTGCCACAGGCAGCAAGAGCATATCAGCCACTCTCCATGTGACACCACCCCACCCATCGCCTTCCTCTGTCTCCAGTGCTACATCCTGTACAGGGGATGCACAGACTACTAAAGCAGGCCCCGTTACCTCCACCTTGTTGAAGGCAGCAGGAGAGACAGCCATACGTCTGATGCCAACATTGGCTGTCACTGTGGCTGACCAAAAATCAAGGACCTTCTCCACCGTCTCCTCCCCTGACAAGAGTGGCGCCACAATTCGTATAATGCCTGGCCTCGGTGTCATTCCACAGAAACAGGGTCAGACCATCACAATGACGACCACGACTGGCAGTAAACCACTCACAGTGTCCACATGTGCTAATGTAGTGACCATGGCTGCCAGTGTAGTGGCTGGTGCGAAGGGAATCACAGTGGCCCCCGGAGTCTCAGGCTCACCTCTGACACTAGGAACAGCTACAGCTACTGTGCGGCAGGTTCCTGCTACAGTGGTCACCACACAAACA GGGAAGTTACCTGCACGGATCACAGTGCCCCTCTCTGTCCTCAACCAACcacttaaaagtaaaagtgtagTGACCACACCTATTGTGAAAGGAAGCCTTAATCCAAA TATCAGCAGTCTGGGAAGGAACATCATCCTGACCACCATGCCTGCTGGCACAAAGCTGATCGCAGGGAACAAACCAGTCAGCTTTGTCACTGCACAACAGTTCCAGCAGCTTCAGCAACAAGGACAAGCCACACAG GTTCGCATCCAGACGGTTCCAGcgcagcagctccagcagcacaTGGCAACTGGCTCCCCGAAATCTGTCTCCACAGTTGTAGTAACAACAGCACCTTCACCAAAATGTGCACCTGATCCCCCTCCTGCACCTCAACAATGA
- the nfrkb gene encoding nuclear factor related to kappa-B-binding protein isoform X1, with protein sequence MDALTHMLTDPLDPKEENDGQITEECMLGNCRVSLPEDLLEDPEIFFSVMSESTWTEVLSDSQRQRLRQFLPQFPDNKVAEQDSTISDLFNNRNFNFGNPLHLAQKLFRDGYFNPEVVKYRQLCAKSQRKRQLYSFQQYYHRLLKQILVSRKELLEYAVHNGLDSPPKRKLPNKTHAEMREPRVRRRLSRILKEVKTECGDSNASSDDDDISLWTPAPQSPSSPTPTVSLRVLPSLSTQDMKTTEKMELGERDLKNMLQNHREKRKRQPDHPDLMTSDIHLGDILSRANIGRKGTMLDMFLSFYLAALFDLSLPKKKMRDERRKKKMRTIKVESEDPCETITPLDTPSAPPANIINSLPDTPSTPLTNIKEEMVEESQSSPVMVEEIAVSFFSLLETIVRAEQLTSTLMIEEKVQMWQSSPASSLNVWFSSASCWSDLVVQALQFLAGETKDGMMALPSGFSPFVEFTEESQQWRWIGPTQDTEKDLSALCQLWLDSKDLIVKTENEELMEMTSPTPRVSTDYVVRPSTGNERQVFQIQEQQRYNQPHKAFTFRMHGFESVVGPVKGVFDKEMSLNKAREHTLLRSDRPPYVTILSLVRDAAARLPNGEGTRAEICELLKDSQFLAPDVTSAQVNTVVSGALDRLHYEKDPCVKYDIGRKLWIYLHRNRSQEEFERIHQAQAAAAKARKALQQKPKPASKPKSGSKDGVSKTPGCLEAGQDIGSNPMSPTPSTPTPNTPGTPKSPLPCTATTPTKTVVADTIKTSPGVLLVSPPSLPQLGTILPTTQTGPPVSQPVTSQHAARIVSHLAAGSLPQVRVVSAQSGLGAAAGSQQATLVHQTPHQIRMPVSVAAKGISQAMVSVPLRSQSSSSPVQVPPTLSVSTVTVTKPQIGSPSSPANNPTSPAVLQGVASPNIKQVSITGQLGMKTSGGAGIPITATNLRIQGKDVLRLPPSSITTDAKGQTVLRITPDMMATLAKSPVATVKLTPDFLGTGATGSKSISATLHVTPPHPSPSSVSSATSCTGDAQTTKAGPVTSTLLKAAGETAIRLMPTLAVTVADQKSRTFSTVSSPDKSGATIRIMPGLGVIPQKQGQTITMTTTTGSKPLTVSTCANVVTMAASVVAGAKGITVAPGVSGSPLTLGTATATVRQVPATVVTTQTGKLPARITVPLSVLNQPLKSKSVVTTPIVKGSLNPNISSLGRNIILTTMPAGTKLIAGNKPVSFVTAQQFQQLQQQGQATQVRIQTVPAQQLQQHMATGSPKSVSTVVVTTAPSPKCAPDPPPAPQQ encoded by the exons ATGGATGCGCTCACCCATATGCTTACAGACCCTCTTGATCCGAAAGAAGAAAACGATGGACAAATCACTGAGGAGTGCATGCTGGGGAATTGTAGAGTGAGCCTCCCAGAGGACCTACTTGAAGAT CCTGAAATTTTCTTCTCTGTGATGAGTGAAAGCACATGGACTGAAGTACTGTCAGATTCCCAGAGGCAGCGCCTCCGTCAGTTCTTGCCACAGTTTCCCGACAACAAGGTTGCAGAGCAGGACAGCACCATCAGCGACCTATTTAACAACAGAAATTTTAATTTTGGAAATCCCCTTCATCTTGCACAAAAGCTATTCAGAG ATGGTTACTTCAATCCTGAGGTGGTCAAATACAGACAACTGTGTGCCAAGTCCCAGAGGAAGCGACAGTTGTACTCCTTTCAGCAGTATTACCACAGACTGTTGAAACAGATCCTTGTCTCAAGAAAG GAGTTGCTGGAGTATGCAGTTCATAATGGTCTGGACTCTCCACCAAAAAGAAAGCTACCGAACAAGACTCATGCTGAAATGCGGGAGCCAAGGGTCAGAAGAAGACTGAGTCGCATATTAAAGGAGGTCAAAACAGAGTGTGGGGACAGCAATGCTTCATCCGATGATGACG ATATATCATTATGGACACCAGCACCACAATCACCTTCCTCTCCCACACCCACTGTCTCGCTGAGAGTTTTGCCCAGCCTTTCTACCCAAGACATGAAGACCACTG AGAAAATGGAACTAGGAGAGCgagatttaaaaaacatgctGCAAAACCATCGAGAGAAGAGAAAGCGACAGCCA GACCATCCAGACTTGATGACTTCTGATATCCACCTCGGAGACATTCTCTCAAGAGCTAATATTGGTCGGAAGGGGACTATGC TTGacatgtttctgtctttttatcttGCAGCACTCTTTGATCTGTCTCTGcccaaaaaaaagatgagagatgagagaaggaagaagaaaatgaggacAATAAAAGTGGAATCTGAGGATCCCTGTGAAACTATCACCCCTTTAGACACCCCCTCAGCTCCACCAGCAAACATCATCAACTCCCTGCCAGATACACCATCTACTCCACTGACCAACATCAAAGAAGA AATGGTGGAAGAGTCTCAGAGCAGCCCAGTTATGGTTGAGGAAATAGCTGTCAGTTTCTTCAGCTTGTTGGAGACTATCGTGAGGGCAGAACAACTCACCAGTACTTTAATG ATAGAGGAGAAAGTTCAAATGTGGCAATCCTCTCCAGCCAGTTCCCTCAATGTGTGGTTTTCCTCTGCCTCATGTTGGTCCGACTTGGTTGTTCAAGCTCTGCAGTTTCTTGCAGGAGAGACTAAAG ATGGCATGATGGCACTGCCCAGTGGCTTTTCCCCATTTGTGGAATTTACAGAAGAATCTCAGCAGTGGAGATGGATTG GTCCCACTCAGGATACAGAGAAAGATCTCAGTGCTCTCTGTCAGCTGTGGCTGGACTCAAAAGATTTAATTGTCAAG ACTGAAAATGAAGAACTCATGGAGATGACTTCGCCCACACCGAGAGT TTCGACTGATTACGTGGTGCGGCCCAGCACTGGAAATGAGAGACAGGTGTTTCAAATCCAG GAGCAGCAAAGATACAACCAACCACATAAAGCCTTCACCTTCAGGATGCACGGTTTTGAATCTGTGGTGGGGCCTGTTAAAGGGGTGTTTGATAAGGAGATGTCTCTCAACAAGGCCAGGGAGCACACACTGCTCCGCTCAGACCGGCCACCATATGTCACCATTCTCTCTCTGG TGCGGGATGCAGCAGCCAGGTTACCCAACGGAGAGGGAACCAGGGCAGAGATCTGTGAACTGCTGAAAGACTCACAGTTTCTTGCTCCAGATGTCACTAGTGCACAG GTGAACACGGTTGTCAGTGGAGCCCTGGATAGACTTCACTATGAGAAAGACCCATGTGTGAAGTATGACATTGGCCGCAAACTGTGGATTTACCTACACCGCAATAGGAGTCAAGAAGAGTTTG AGAGGATTCACCAGGCTCAAGCTGCTGCCGCAAAAGCAAGAAAAGCTCTACAGCAGAAACCTAAGCCTGCTTCAAAGCCT AAGTCCGGAAGTAAAGACGGAGTCAGTAAAACCCCTGGATGTCTGGAGGCAGGACAGGATATAGGCTCCAATCCAATGTCACCAACCCCTTCAACACCCACCCCAAACACACCTGGAACCCCTAAGTCACCCTTACCCTGCACAGCCACCACACCAACAAAGACTGTAGTCGCAGATACAATAAAAACCAGCCCAGG TGTTCTCCTTGTGTCCCCTCCCTCTTTACCCCAGCTGGGAACCATCTTACCCACCACTCAGACTGGTCCACCAGTATCACAGCCAGTCACGTCCCAACATGCAGCTCGGATTGTGAGCCACCTAGCGGCAGGCTCCCTCCCTCAAGTACGGGTTGTTTCTGCTCAATCAGGTCTTGGTGCTGCAGCAGGAAGTCAGCAGGCCACGCTTGTACACCAGACACCTCACCAGATCAGGATGCCAGTCTCAGTGGCAGCAAAGGGCATTTCACAG GCCATGGTTTCAGTGCCTCTGAGGAGTCAGTCTTCTAGTAGTCCAGTTCAGGTGCCACCcaccctgtctgtctccactgtaACTGTGACCAAACCTCAAATAGGATCACCTAGTAGCCCAGCTAATAACCCTACCTCACCTGCTGTGCTGCAAGGAGTTGCCAGCCCTAACATCAAACAG gtctcTATCACAGGCCAATTAGGAATGAAGActtcaggaggagcaggaatTCCAATAACTGCAACAAACCTACGAATCCAGGGTAAAGATGTCCTACGTCTTCCACCATCCTCCATCACCACAGATGCTAAAGGTCAGACGGTGCTTCGGATCACCCCGGACATGATGGCAACTCTTGCCAAATCCCCAGTTGCAACAGTCAAACTCACCCCCGACTTCCTGGGCACTGGTGCCACAGGCAGCAAGAGCATATCAGCCACTCTCCATGTGACACCACCCCACCCATCGCCTTCCTCTGTCTCCAGTGCTACATCCTGTACAGGGGATGCACAGACTACTAAAGCAGGCCCCGTTACCTCCACCTTGTTGAAGGCAGCAGGAGAGACAGCCATACGTCTGATGCCAACATTGGCTGTCACTGTGGCTGACCAAAAATCAAGGACCTTCTCCACCGTCTCCTCCCCTGACAAGAGTGGCGCCACAATTCGTATAATGCCTGGCCTCGGTGTCATTCCACAGAAACAGGGTCAGACCATCACAATGACGACCACGACTGGCAGTAAACCACTCACAGTGTCCACATGTGCTAATGTAGTGACCATGGCTGCCAGTGTAGTGGCTGGTGCGAAGGGAATCACAGTGGCCCCCGGAGTCTCAGGCTCACCTCTGACACTAGGAACAGCTACAGCTACTGTGCGGCAGGTTCCTGCTACAGTGGTCACCACACAAACA GGGAAGTTACCTGCACGGATCACAGTGCCCCTCTCTGTCCTCAACCAACcacttaaaagtaaaagtgtagTGACCACACCTATTGTGAAAGGAAGCCTTAATCCAAA TATCAGCAGTCTGGGAAGGAACATCATCCTGACCACCATGCCTGCTGGCACAAAGCTGATCGCAGGGAACAAACCAGTCAGCTTTGTCACTGCACAACAGTTCCAGCAGCTTCAGCAACAAGGACAAGCCACACAG GTTCGCATCCAGACGGTTCCAGcgcagcagctccagcagcacaTGGCAACTGGCTCCCCGAAATCTGTCTCCACAGTTGTAGTAACAACAGCACCTTCACCAAAATGTGCACCTGATCCCCCTCCTGCACCTCAACAATGA